A single genomic interval of Streptococcus suis harbors:
- the relB gene encoding type II toxin-antitoxin system RelB family antitoxin codes for MAAITLKVSEQDKLFMQAMAKFEGVSLSELIRTKTLEALEDEYDARVADIAWAEYQEDLANGIEPISWEEMLEELGLTDEDLL; via the coding sequence ATGGCAGCTATTACATTGAAAGTTTCTGAGCAGGACAAGCTATTTATGCAGGCTATGGCAAAGTTTGAAGGTGTCAGTTTGTCAGAACTCATTCGGACTAAAACCCTTGAAGCCCTTGAAGATGAATACGATGCCCGTGTGGCTGACATTGCTTGGGCAGAATACCAAGAAGACTTGGCGAATGGAATTGAGCCGATTAGCTGGGAGGAAATGTTGGAAGAGTTGGGGTTG
- a CDS encoding ABC transporter permease codes for MFYLKLAGQNIRKSMGVFAPFVLASLVLFTLICSMFLLMLSPVMKTMGSGAISIGLGVVVLTIFSVIMEIYSFNFLMKQRARELGLYNMLGMNKKKVALIASLELMMIFLLVVVLGSVLAGVFSNVLYLIFVNITHYSDLHFGIDPLAFVMTAFLFAGIFFLLELLAIRTIGKTSPLILFRASEKGEKEPRGNVLLAALGVVGLGVGYYLSLSSKAEGLAVIYRFFIAVLFVIAGTYLFYISFMTWYLKTRRKNKRYFYTPEHFITTSQMIFRMKQHATGLANITLLAVMAFVTIATTTSLYTGMSSMTGALYPKETSITYPVSDRSQGEAAYQQSVFSHFPEKANDNLSYLTYQAGLVYDGGEEIVISPETISNPDFSKMAFTYFITQDDFRKLGNDLPELAANQVAFMRPSEKPSLKKLVLGEQTFENVANLDQAIFPDIINTLNAAVMVVSDDTVLDAVRKYYESNNPQGYLVSLDYRVFTDLTKEEVATVGEQAGNIYTISNENEEYVGNIMQRTDFNNMLMGFTGGFLFTGFLLGISFLLGAALIIYYKQYSEGHEDKKSYKILQEVGMSAAAVKKTINSQTLTVFFMPLVMATLHFVIALVMLKQMLLSFGVTSSLMIYTVSGITLLAVALIYFVIYKWTSRTYYRIIER; via the coding sequence ATGTTTTACCTCAAACTTGCTGGGCAAAATATCCGAAAATCCATGGGTGTTTTTGCTCCCTTCGTTTTAGCCAGTCTGGTTCTCTTTACCTTGATTTGTTCCATGTTCTTACTCATGCTGAGTCCAGTAATGAAGACCATGGGCTCAGGTGCCATTTCTATCGGTCTTGGTGTTGTTGTTCTAACCATTTTCTCGGTCATTATGGAGATTTATAGCTTTAATTTCTTGATGAAACAACGGGCGAGGGAATTGGGTCTCTATAACATGCTGGGGATGAACAAGAAAAAAGTAGCCTTGATAGCTAGCCTCGAATTGATGATGATTTTCTTGCTAGTTGTGGTTCTTGGTTCTGTCTTAGCTGGAGTTTTTTCAAATGTTCTCTACTTGATTTTTGTCAATATAACACATTATAGTGATTTGCATTTTGGAATAGATCCTCTGGCCTTTGTCATGACCGCCTTTCTCTTTGCTGGTATTTTCTTTCTCTTAGAATTGCTAGCCATTCGGACCATTGGCAAGACCAGTCCGCTGATTTTGTTCCGTGCCAGCGAGAAGGGGGAGAAGGAGCCACGTGGCAATGTCCTTCTGGCTGCCCTTGGTGTAGTGGGACTGGGTGTTGGATACTACCTATCACTTTCATCTAAAGCAGAAGGTCTAGCTGTTATCTATCGGTTCTTTATCGCTGTGCTCTTTGTCATTGCGGGGACCTATCTGTTCTACATCAGCTTTATGACTTGGTATTTGAAGACTCGTCGGAAAAACAAGCGGTATTTCTATACGCCAGAGCATTTCATTACGACATCGCAGATGATTTTCCGGATGAAGCAGCACGCAACGGGTTTGGCCAATATCACACTGCTTGCGGTTATGGCCTTTGTGACCATTGCGACCACAACCTCCCTTTATACAGGCATGAGCAGTATGACAGGTGCACTATATCCCAAGGAAACATCTATTACCTATCCTGTTTCGGATAGAAGTCAAGGTGAAGCTGCCTATCAGCAATCGGTGTTCAGCCATTTCCCAGAAAAAGCCAATGACAATCTATCCTACCTGACCTATCAAGCTGGCTTGGTCTATGATGGTGGCGAAGAGATTGTCATTAGCCCAGAAACCATTTCCAATCCAGATTTTAGCAAAATGGCCTTTACCTACTTCATCACCCAAGATGATTTCAGGAAGTTGGGCAATGACCTGCCTGAGCTAGCTGCCAATCAAGTTGCTTTTATGCGTCCGAGCGAAAAACCATCGCTGAAGAAGCTCGTTTTGGGCGAGCAAACCTTTGAGAATGTAGCCAATCTTGACCAGGCTATTTTCCCAGACATCATCAATACGCTAAATGCCGCCGTTATGGTAGTCAGTGATGACACAGTATTGGATGCTGTTCGTAAGTATTATGAGTCCAATAATCCGCAAGGCTATCTTGTTAGCCTTGACTACCGTGTCTTTACTGATTTGACCAAGGAAGAAGTAGCAACAGTTGGTGAGCAGGCAGGTAATATTTATACTATTTCCAATGAAAATGAGGAATATGTCGGAAATATCATGCAACGAACAGACTTCAACAATATGCTCATGGGCTTTACAGGCGGTTTCCTCTTCACTGGTTTCTTGCTGGGGATTAGTTTCCTACTTGGTGCAGCCTTGATTATCTACTACAAGCAGTACTCAGAAGGACATGAAGACAAGAAATCCTACAAGATTCTACAAGAAGTGGGCATGAGTGCAGCAGCGGTCAAAAAGACCATTAACTCCCAAACACTTACGGTCTTCTTTATGCCTTTGGTCATGGCGACCCTACACTTTGTCATCGCCCTTGTCATGCTCAAGCAAATGCTACTGAGTTTTGGTGTTACCTCATCACTAATGATTTACACAGTCAGCGGCATCACCCTACTGGCAGTCGCTCTGATTTACTTTGTCATTTACAAGTGGACCAGTCGCACCTATTATCGTATTATTGAACGGTAG
- a CDS encoding ABC transporter ATP-binding protein, whose product MLLEINHLEKVYRTRFSKEETRALQDVDFKVEEGEFIAIMGESGSGKTTLLNILATLDKPTRGSVILNNQDITKIKESKLADFRLRNLGFVFQDFNLLDTLSIQDNIFLPLVLARASHQEMEKGLKALAPKLRIQDLLKKRPFELSGGQKQRVAIARSLITQPQIVLADEPTAALDYRNSEDLLNLFEEINRDGQTILMVTHSANAASHAKRVLFIKDGRIFHQLYKADKSNQDFAKEISLNMSALLGGE is encoded by the coding sequence ATGTTATTAGAAATCAATCATTTAGAAAAAGTTTACCGCACGCGCTTTTCGAAAGAGGAAACTCGTGCCTTGCAAGATGTGGATTTTAAGGTAGAAGAGGGCGAGTTTATCGCCATCATGGGTGAAAGTGGATCAGGTAAGACGACTTTGCTCAACATCCTTGCGACCTTAGACAAGCCTACGAGAGGTTCTGTTATCTTAAACAATCAAGACATCACCAAAATCAAGGAAAGCAAGTTGGCCGATTTCCGTTTGCGTAATCTAGGCTTTGTCTTCCAAGATTTTAACCTCTTAGATACTCTTTCTATCCAAGACAATATCTTTTTACCACTGGTTTTGGCTCGCGCTAGTCATCAAGAAATGGAGAAAGGTTTGAAAGCTCTGGCGCCAAAACTACGCATTCAAGATTTGCTGAAAAAACGTCCTTTTGAACTATCTGGTGGACAAAAGCAGCGCGTGGCCATTGCTCGTAGTTTGATTACCCAGCCACAGATTGTTCTAGCGGACGAACCGACAGCTGCCCTAGATTACCGCAATTCGGAAGACTTGCTGAATTTGTTTGAAGAGATTAACCGTGACGGTCAAACCATTCTCATGGTGACCCACTCGGCCAATGCGGCTAGTCACGCCAAACGGGTACTCTTTATCAAAGATGGTCGCATTTTCCACCAATTGTACAAGGCAGACAAGAGCAATCAAGACTTTGCCAAGGAAATTTCACTCAATATGTCTGCACTTTTAGGGGGTGAGTAG
- a CDS encoding NisI/SpaI family lantibiotic immunity lipoprotein produces MKKKAFGLLALGSIMLTACSSSSADLSFDEGYQTFHYKGKDYAVSKQEVAEDSIRGTEAKFMEWPVVQEEGAVKTTVSLNNLYITTSKEWAIGVQDGYYKVDLEDNIAESDRIDYQALLDAVDLSKENN; encoded by the coding sequence ATGAAAAAGAAAGCATTTGGCTTGCTAGCTTTGGGCAGTATAATGCTAACCGCTTGCTCTTCCTCTTCAGCAGACCTTAGCTTTGATGAGGGCTATCAAACTTTCCATTACAAGGGAAAAGACTATGCCGTTAGCAAGCAGGAAGTTGCCGAAGATAGTATTCGAGGAACAGAAGCCAAGTTTATGGAATGGCCTGTTGTTCAAGAGGAAGGGGCAGTGAAAACGACGGTATCCTTGAATAATCTCTATATAACCACTAGCAAGGAATGGGCCATTGGTGTTCAAGATGGTTATTATAAAGTGGACTTAGAAGATAATATTGCTGAATCAGACCGAATCGACTATCAAGCATTACTTGATGCAGTTGATTTATCCAAAGAAAACAATTAG